One genomic region from Salvia hispanica cultivar TCC Black 2014 chromosome 2, UniMelb_Shisp_WGS_1.0, whole genome shotgun sequence encodes:
- the LOC125206387 gene encoding protein FAR-RED IMPAIRED RESPONSE 1-like produces MDSSSYSESTSTNGGGSVIPICKPELRPYEGQKFSSLEEGISFYEKYAQEACFDCRRFGNRSSGGVVIFQYVVCNKQGFHTVDPLDVDVSISEDGNVSDDDEVSSKKKRRRGTKSLNGVHHKFVEDCTKANIGLNSTFNLLKEFFGGYDVVRCTLNDVRNCFRDIKEKLKEVDVQMILNQMQEKKRICEGFFYKYQLSPDDNKLVSLFWSDAESRKHYHMFGDVVAFDTTYSTNRYRMVFGPFTGKDNHGCSIVFGAGFVSDKNCDAFSWIFTVFVECMGVAPRIIITDQDWGMRLAIEKYNNAIDAQRNQTERLDYYDSVITPKYVTDLAFEKQLASVYTDRMFRVVQELISEADKSCRMISMSTLENIEVFKVSDARKKTFTVTHEIETKSYECECKLFLRCGYLCSHIFFILRNKDVNNIPEKYVGNRWLKTELLKAIHGLTSDESASDRGSNKDDKLQIANRCHGRYFGLYQRAFRNKDHLIALDNLLAGIGPQIFKEDCVGSSSVDKNDSITNIYGIVVPEEITAHAPDVVSTKRGASDKKSRIKSSIEKAIEKANKPHRRCGKCHKVTDHNARSCGRKQT; encoded by the exons ATggattcttcatcttattcCGAGTCTACGTCGACGAATGGTGGAG GATCTGTTATTCCAATTTGCAAGCCTGAGTTGAGGCCTTATGAAGGTCAAAAATTTTCTTCCCTTGAAGAGGGAATTTCCTTTTATGAAAAGTATGCTCAGGAAGCTTGTTTTGATTGTCGAAGATTTGGAAATAGGTCTAGTGGTggtgttgttatttttcagtatGTTGTTTGCAACAAACAAGGTTTTCATACAGTTGATCCGTTGGATGTCGATGTAAGTATATCTGAGGATGGGAATGTGTCAGATGATGATGAAGTATCTTCAAAGAAGAAACGCAGACGTGGCACCAAAAG TTTGAATGGTGTTCATCACAAGTTTGTTGAAGATTGCACCAAAGCTAACATCGGTCTTAACTCAACTTTCAACTTATTAAAGGAGTTTTTCGGTGGTTATGATGTTGTTAGGTGTACGTTGAATGATGTTAGGAATTGTTTTCGTGATATTAAAGAGAAACTGAAAGAAGTGGATGTTCAAATGATCCTAAATCAGATgcaagagaagaagagaatttgTGAAGgctttttttacaaatatcaattatCACCTGATGATAATAAGTTAGTGAGCTTATTTTGGTCTGATGCTGAGTCTCGGAAACATTACCATATGTTTGGAGATGTTGTAGCATTTGATACAACATATTCGACAAACAg GTATCGTATGGTGTTTGGTCCATTTACCGGGAAAGACAATCATGGGTGTTCTATTGTGTTTGGAGCTGGTTTCGTATCTGATAAGAATTGTGATGCATTTTCATGGATTTTCACTGTATTTGTTGAATGCATGGGTGTTGCTCCAAGAATCATAATCACTGACCAAGATTGGGGAATGAGGCTTGCcattgagaag TATAATAATGCCATTGATGCTCAAAGGAATCAAACTGAAAGGCTTGACTATTATGATTCTGTAATCACTCCAAAATATGTCACTGATTTAGCATTTGAGAAGCAATTGGCATCTGTATACACAGATAGGATGTTTAGAGTGGTACAAGAATTGATTTCTGAGGCTGATAAGAGTTGTCGGATGATTAGCATGTCCACATTGGAGAACATCGAGGTCTTCAAAGTTTCTGATGCTAGAAAGAAGACCTTTACAGTTACACATGAGATAGAGACTAAGTCATatgaatgtgagtgtaaactATTTTTAAGGTGTGGTTATCTATGCAGCCACATTTTTTTCATCCTCAGAAATAAAGATGTCAACAATATTCCAGAGAAATATGTTGGTAACCGTTGGCTGAAAACTGAATTACTAAAGGCGATTCATGGTCTCACGAGTGATGAAAGTGCGTCTGACAGAG GTTCTAACAAAGATGATAAACTACAGATTGCTAACAGGTGTCATGGACGTTACTTTGGTCTATATCAGCGTGCTTTTAGGAATAAAGATCATTTGATTGCTTTGGATAATTTGCTTGCGGGTATTGGTCctcaaatctttaaagaaGACTGTGTTGGATCGTCGTCAgttgataaaaatgattcCATCACGAACATATATGGTATTGTTGTACCTGAAGAAATAACTGCACATGCTCCAGATGTGGTTAGTACAAAAAGAGGTGCAAGTGACAAGAAAAGCAGGATTAAGTCAAGCATAGAGAAAGCAAttgaaaaagcaaataaacctCATAGGCGTTGTGGAAAGTGTCATAAAGTTACCGATCATAATGCTAGAAGTTGTGGCAGAAAGCAGacatga